In Candidatus Binatia bacterium, the following proteins share a genomic window:
- the folP gene encoding dihydropteroate synthase produces MESPRRELVLRRGRLILGGGRTRVMGVINLTPDSFHAASRAETLTAALAAARAQVADGVDVLDLGGESTRPGAEPVPADEEIARVVPVIEGLVAQGIEVPLSIDTYKAEVARAAVEAGASIVNDVAGGLLDPAMPATVAALGVPVIVGHLRGTPRDMASHATYEDVVREVREELERRVAAFLAAGVPSEHVLVDPGIGFAKAPSHSLELLRRLDEVAPGWPLVVGVSRKRFVGAAMRAAGIDAGDDPEDRLEGSLAAAVLAAARGAVLVRTHDVAPTRRALAIADAILHGR; encoded by the coding sequence GTGGAATCGCCGCGGCGCGAGCTCGTCCTTCGTCGTGGCCGGCTGATCCTCGGCGGCGGCCGCACGCGCGTCATGGGCGTGATCAACCTCACGCCCGACTCGTTCCACGCGGCGAGCCGCGCGGAGACGCTCACGGCGGCGCTCGCCGCCGCCAGGGCGCAGGTCGCGGACGGTGTCGACGTGCTCGACCTGGGCGGCGAGTCGACGCGACCGGGCGCCGAGCCCGTGCCGGCCGACGAGGAGATCGCGCGCGTCGTGCCGGTCATCGAAGGGCTCGTCGCGCAGGGGATCGAGGTCCCGCTCTCGATCGACACCTACAAGGCGGAGGTGGCGCGCGCCGCCGTGGAGGCGGGCGCGAGCATCGTCAACGACGTCGCGGGCGGGCTTCTGGATCCGGCGATGCCGGCGACCGTCGCCGCGCTCGGCGTACCGGTGATCGTCGGACACCTGCGCGGCACGCCGCGCGACATGGCGTCGCACGCCACCTACGAGGACGTCGTCCGCGAGGTGCGCGAGGAGCTCGAGCGTCGGGTCGCGGCCTTCCTCGCGGCCGGCGTGCCGAGCGAGCACGTGCTGGTCGACCCCGGCATCGGCTTCGCGAAGGCGCCGTCGCACAGCCTCGAGCTGCTGCGCCGCCTCGACGAGGTCGCGCCGGGCTGGCCGCTCGTCGTCGGCGTGTCGCGCAAGCGCTTCGTCGGCGCGGCGATGCGCGCGGCGGGAATCGATGCGGGCGACGACCCGGAAGACCGCCTCGAGGGCTCGCTCGCGGCGGCCGTGCTCGCGGCGGCGCGCGGCGCGGTGCTCGTTCGCACGCACGACGTCGCACCCACGCGACGCGCCCTTGCCATCGCGGACGCCATCCTGCACGGACGCTGA
- the glmM gene encoding phosphoglucosamine mutase: MSGNKTRRLFGTDGVRGVANTEPMNSETALRLGRAVAHVFRRSPRRHKILIGKDTRVSGYMLETAMASGICSMGVDVLLVGPMPTPGIAFLTRSLRADAGVVISASHNPFQDNGIKFFASDGFKLPDEVEAEIEELVFADKIDHLRPTAGEIGKAFRIDDANGRYNVFVKNSFPRQLTLDGMHIVIDAANGAGYRVAPEVLEELGARVTTLACEPDGENINRDCGATHPEGLQAKVREVGADVGIALDGDADRCVLVDEKGQVVDGDQVLGIAARELQRAGALKQDTVVATVMSNLGLEVALREMGISLRRTPVGDRYVVEEMVRGGYNLGGEQSGHVVFLDHNTTGDGLITALAILAIVVQSGRPLSELAQVMTRYPQVLINVPIKVRRDVNGDGPVKAAIADVERALGNRGRVLVRPSGTEPLIRVMVEGERESDVRRHAEAIAAAIRESAA; the protein is encoded by the coding sequence GTGAGTGGAAACAAGACCAGGCGGCTGTTCGGCACCGACGGCGTGCGCGGGGTGGCCAACACCGAGCCGATGAACTCCGAGACCGCGCTGCGACTCGGACGCGCGGTGGCGCACGTCTTCCGGCGCAGCCCACGACGGCACAAGATCTTGATCGGCAAGGACACGCGCGTCTCGGGCTACATGCTGGAGACCGCCATGGCGTCCGGCATCTGCTCGATGGGCGTCGACGTGCTGCTGGTCGGCCCGATGCCGACGCCCGGGATCGCGTTCTTGACGCGCAGCCTGCGCGCCGACGCCGGCGTCGTGATCTCGGCGTCGCACAATCCCTTCCAGGACAACGGCATCAAGTTCTTCGCCTCCGACGGCTTCAAGCTGCCCGACGAGGTCGAGGCGGAGATCGAGGAGCTCGTCTTCGCCGACAAGATCGACCACCTGCGTCCGACGGCGGGCGAGATCGGCAAGGCGTTCCGCATCGACGACGCGAACGGACGCTACAACGTCTTCGTCAAGAATAGCTTTCCGCGTCAGCTGACGCTCGACGGGATGCACATCGTCATCGACGCCGCGAACGGCGCGGGCTACCGCGTCGCGCCCGAGGTGCTGGAGGAGCTCGGCGCCCGCGTGACGACGCTCGCCTGCGAGCCGGACGGCGAGAACATCAACCGCGACTGCGGCGCGACGCACCCGGAAGGCCTGCAGGCCAAGGTGCGCGAGGTCGGCGCCGACGTCGGCATCGCGCTCGACGGCGACGCCGACCGCTGCGTGCTGGTCGACGAGAAGGGCCAGGTGGTCGACGGCGACCAGGTGCTCGGCATCGCGGCCCGCGAGCTGCAGCGCGCGGGGGCGCTGAAGCAGGACACGGTGGTCGCGACCGTGATGTCGAACCTCGGCCTCGAGGTCGCGCTGCGCGAGATGGGCATCAGCTTGCGCCGCACGCCGGTCGGCGACCGCTACGTCGTCGAGGAGATGGTCCGCGGCGGCTACAACCTGGGCGGCGAGCAGTCCGGGCACGTCGTCTTCCTCGACCACAACACGACCGGCGACGGGCTGATCACCGCGCTCGCGATCCTCGCGATCGTCGTGCAGAGCGGACGCCCGCTGTCCGAGCTCGCGCAGGTGATGACGCGCTACCCGCAGGTGCTGATCAACGTGCCGATCAAGGTCCGCCGCGACGTCAACGGCGACGGCCCGGTGAAGGCCGCGATCGCCGACGTCGAGCGCGCGCTCGGCAACCGCGGCCGCGTGCTGGTGCGGCCGTCGGGCACCGAGCCGTTGATCCGCGTCATGGTCGAGGGCGAGCGCGAGAGCGACGTGCGCCGTCACGCCGAGGCGATCGCCGCGGCGATCCGCGAGAGCGCAGCGTGA
- the cdaA gene encoding diadenylate cyclase CdaA yields MREIFENLRLADAADVLIITVLVYWLINLIRGTRAVQMLIGLAVVAAMFAASQYFELYTLSWILRSFLISLPLVLVIIFQNDIRRALTQVGRGRFFGGDRGARGQVLEEVTRAAVMLASRRIGALIVLEREVGLNEYLEAGVVIDARVSRELLTAIFLPQSPIHDGAVIVRRGRIAAAGCFLPLTSNPAVSKSLGSRHRAAIGITEETDAAVVVVSEEEGTISLVREGRITRDIDAATLRTTLAQIRLP; encoded by the coding sequence GTGCGCGAGATCTTCGAGAACCTCCGTCTGGCCGACGCGGCGGACGTCCTCATCATCACGGTCCTCGTGTACTGGCTGATCAACCTGATCCGCGGCACGCGCGCGGTGCAGATGCTGATCGGCCTCGCCGTGGTCGCGGCGATGTTCGCCGCCTCGCAGTACTTCGAGCTGTACACGCTGTCGTGGATTTTGCGCAGCTTCCTGATCTCGCTGCCGCTCGTCCTCGTCATCATCTTTCAGAACGACATCCGGCGCGCGCTGACGCAGGTCGGGCGCGGACGGTTCTTCGGCGGCGACCGCGGCGCGCGCGGTCAGGTGCTCGAGGAGGTGACGCGCGCCGCGGTGATGCTGGCCTCGCGGCGCATCGGCGCGCTGATCGTGCTCGAGCGCGAGGTCGGGCTCAACGAGTACCTCGAGGCGGGCGTGGTGATCGACGCGCGCGTCAGCCGTGAGCTCTTGACGGCGATCTTTCTGCCGCAGTCGCCGATCCACGACGGCGCGGTGATCGTGCGTCGCGGCCGCATCGCGGCGGCCGGGTGCTTTCTGCCGTTGACGTCGAACCCGGCCGTGAGCAAGTCGCTCGGCAGCCGGCACCGCGCGGCGATCGGCATCACGGAGGAGACCGACGCCGCGGTGGTCGTGGTGTCGGAGGAAGAGGGGACGATCTCGCTCGTGCGCGAGGGACGCATCACGCGCGACATCGACGCAGCGACGCTGCGCACGACGCTCGCGCAGATCAGGTTGCCATGA
- a CDS encoding CdaR family protein, giving the protein MRLRRERDRRRKGLPSLKSISWVDVGTWIAAFACAVGLWMLVNLGERTSERTLRVHLEPQNVPAGLVITNPIPEYAEVRVSGSGLILSSIDEKDLRTTLDLSGARPGMVTYTLDPKRFELPRKVEVTRVTPSQITFHLDRMARKSIPVRLERTGEVRPGLRLTELALIPEKVEASGPQSRIDALPAIVTAPLDLSTLRAGTRQIELPLIQPGDLIRLDTPEIRVRAVVEPIVIERELRRVKLQVRDAENIWRVTPDSVTVVVRGPEIEVRALELEPGAAYVATDDLTGEAPHRVKPQVTLPEGIELVRVEPAEVALAPIEDDRANGTRSKRTEKKT; this is encoded by the coding sequence ATGAGGCTGCGGCGCGAACGCGACCGACGGCGCAAGGGGCTGCCGTCGCTGAAGTCGATCTCGTGGGTCGACGTCGGGACGTGGATCGCGGCCTTCGCGTGCGCCGTCGGGCTCTGGATGCTGGTCAACCTCGGCGAGCGCACGAGCGAGCGGACGCTGCGCGTGCACCTCGAGCCGCAGAACGTGCCCGCGGGCCTGGTCATCACCAACCCGATCCCGGAGTACGCCGAGGTGCGGGTCAGCGGCTCGGGGCTGATCCTGTCGAGCATCGACGAGAAGGACCTGCGCACGACGCTCGACCTCTCGGGCGCGCGTCCCGGCATGGTCACCTACACGCTCGACCCGAAGCGCTTCGAGCTGCCGCGCAAGGTCGAGGTGACCCGCGTCACGCCCTCGCAGATCACCTTCCACCTCGACCGGATGGCGCGGAAGAGCATCCCCGTGCGCCTCGAGCGCACCGGCGAGGTGCGCCCTGGACTACGCCTGACCGAGCTGGCACTGATCCCCGAGAAGGTGGAGGCGAGCGGCCCCCAGAGCCGGATCGACGCGCTTCCGGCCATCGTCACCGCACCCCTGGACCTCTCGACGCTGCGCGCCGGCACGCGCCAGATCGAGCTGCCGCTCATCCAGCCGGGCGACCTGATCCGGCTCGACACCCCCGAGATCCGGGTCCGCGCCGTGGTCGAGCCGATCGTGATCGAGCGTGAGCTGCGGCGGGTGAAGCTTCAGGTCCGGGATGCCGAAAACATCTGGCGGGTGACGCCGGACAGCGTCACGGTGGTCGTGCGCGGGCCGGAGATCGAGGTACGGGCGCTCGAGCTCGAGCCGGGGGCCGCGTACGTCGCGACCGACGACTTGACGGGCGAGGCGCCGCACCGCGTGAAGCCGCAGGTGACGCTGCCGGAGGGCATCGAGCTGGTGCGGGTCGAGCCGGCGGAGGTGGCGCTCGCGCCGATCGAAGACGATCGGGCGAACGGCACCCGCAGCAAGCGGACGGAGAAGAAGACGTGA